Proteins encoded in a region of the Paenibacillus sp. W2I17 genome:
- a CDS encoding alpha/beta fold hydrolase, whose translation MKKWRKRLVKFLIFDLAVILLLLGTGVIYQQVGLRQDAKILVHPGKLYNVHGDNMHLYTGGEGDVTVVLASGWGTANPYVDYYPLYEKLAPNTKFAVYDRFGYGYSDQTDKKRDVDTVAEELHELLQVSGQKPPYVLVGHSLGSLETIRFAQKYPDLVKGIVMIDGGSPEYYSNDDDSLADTIGGFANKLRIQTGLFRLSMQSDLVVETSNANRNELKLVPDDLKKLDTTALLHNYGNVNTLDELREIAANAKVVVDHKQTLPFPLTILTADYLGASEPEWDKSQVEFKSWSDESKQVTIKDTDHYIHQYRPDLVADEILALVKK comes from the coding sequence ATGAAGAAATGGCGTAAAAGATTAGTTAAGTTTTTGATATTCGACCTGGCGGTAATTCTGTTGCTTCTGGGTACAGGCGTGATCTACCAACAAGTGGGTTTAAGGCAGGATGCCAAAATACTCGTACACCCTGGAAAACTGTACAACGTACATGGTGACAATATGCATCTATATACCGGTGGAGAAGGCGATGTAACGGTAGTACTTGCCTCCGGCTGGGGTACCGCTAATCCTTATGTAGATTATTATCCATTATATGAAAAGCTTGCTCCCAACACAAAATTCGCTGTATATGACCGATTTGGCTATGGATATAGCGATCAGACTGATAAGAAACGTGATGTCGATACCGTAGCTGAAGAATTACACGAGTTGTTGCAGGTATCTGGACAGAAGCCACCTTATGTATTAGTTGGACATTCACTCGGCTCGCTGGAAACCATCCGTTTCGCACAAAAATACCCGGATCTCGTCAAGGGTATCGTCATGATTGATGGCGGAAGCCCCGAATATTATTCAAATGACGATGACTCTTTGGCAGACACAATTGGTGGTTTTGCGAATAAATTACGTATCCAAACCGGACTATTCCGCCTCTCGATGCAATCTGACTTGGTTGTCGAAACTTCCAATGCCAATCGTAATGAACTGAAACTTGTACCCGATGATCTGAAAAAATTGGATACAACTGCGCTGTTGCACAACTATGGTAATGTTAACACGTTGGATGAATTACGTGAAATAGCTGCCAATGCCAAAGTGGTTGTAGATCACAAGCAAACCTTACCATTTCCACTCACCATACTGACGGCTGATTACCTTGGTGCAAGTGAACCCGAATGGGATAAATCACAAGTAGAATTCAAATCTTGGTCAGATGAATCTAAACAGGTAACCATTAAAGATACCGATCACTACATCCATCAATATCGCCCTGACCTCGTTGCGGATGAAATATTGGCCCTGGTGAAGAAGTAA